The Rhizobium sp. WSM4643 genome contains the following window.
GCCGGATCGCAGCCGCTGTCGAGGATGGTGCGTACGGAATTGCCGATCTGGTGCACGGTCGCCTCATGCCCGGCATTGAGCAGCACGATCGTTGTCGAGACGAGCTCCTCTTCGGTCAGATACTGACCCTTGTGCTCGGTATGGATCATGTGGGTCAGCAGGTCGTCGCGCGGTTCGGTGCGGCGTTCTGTGATGACCGTTTTGACGTAGTCGGAAAATTCCTTCGCCGCCCGTTCGGCCTCGTCCTCCTGCTCGCGCGTACGGCCGAACATGTACATGCGGACATAGGCGTGCGACCAGGCGAGAAGTTGCGGTCCCATCTCTTCGGGAATACCGATCATCCGGGCAATCATCGTCACCGGGATGATGTCGGCAAAGGCCGAGAGCAGCTCGACCTCACGCTTCTCCGCGAAACCGTCGATCAGCCGATTGGCGAGTTCGGCAAGCTCCGGTTTCATCTTCTCGACATGGCGGGAAACGAAGGCGCGGTTGACGAGCGTACGCAGCCGCGTGTGCTCCGGCGGTTCGAGTTCGAGCAGGGAATAACGTTCCGAGAGATCGAAACTGGCAAGATGCGGCATCGGCTCGGCAAGGCAGAGCTCCTCGCGGCTGGCGATATGCAGGATCTGCCGGCCAAAGCGGCGGTCGCGCAGCAGACCGTTCACATGGTCGTAACCCGTGAAGAACCACTGCTTCTGCTCAAGCCAGTAGAAGGTCGGGCAATGGGCGTGAAGGGCCGCATAGACGGCATTCGGGTTACTGTAGAAGGCCGGGTTGCGGCCGTCCAGAGAGACATGACGGTTGGCGCGGTCGATCGAGAGAAAGGATGGGATCATCATGCCCCGAGGCTTAGCGGATTTGGTAAGCCTCGAAAAGATGTGGGGAGAGGGATCCCGGACTACCCGGCCCGCGACAGTGTGCCCATGCGTCGCAGCGCCTCGACCTGGTCGTCGACCGTCGGTACGAGTTCGCCGGCGGTGCTTGGCGGCGCAGCCGGGGCAGGGGCCGCGGCCTCCGCTTCGCCGAAGGTGACCGTGCAGTTGCGGCCGGCGGCCTTCGCCGCATAGAGCGCCCGGTCGGCAGCCGAGATCAGCTTGTCGATATTGGCTTCGATCGAGGAGGCGAGCGCGATGCCGATGCTGACCGTGACCGGAACGATAGCTTCGCCGGTGCTGACGGGAAGACTGCAGAATTCGGTGCGGATCGCTTCGGCGATCGCCTCGGCTTCCGTCTGGTCCGTGACCGCGGCGAAGGCGGCGAATTCCTCGCCGCCCATGCGGCCGAAGATGTTGTTTGGAATATACTGGCGGGCCATCCGCGCGAATGCGGTCAGCACCGCGTCGCCGGACTGGTGGCCGAAACGGTCGTTGACCCGCTTGAAATGGTCGAGATCGAAAAGCATGACCGCGACCTGGCGCCGGTCGTCATGGGCCTTTTCCTGGGTGGCGTCGAAATAGCCGAGCAGGCCGCGGCGGTTGAGCACGCCGGTCAGCGAATCGGTCAGGGTGAGCGCACGCAGGTGCCGTTCGGAACGCTCCATGATCAGCCGGCAGGTGAACGCGAACGCGATGGTGAGCAGGAAGGCGCTGGCCATGGCGGAAACGCCGCCGAGATTCGTCGCTTCGATATCGCTTGGCATCGTCAGCGCCATCATCAGCGCCGAGCCGAAGCACAGGCAGCCCTGGA
Protein-coding sequences here:
- a CDS encoding cytochrome P450 is translated as MMIPSFLSIDRANRHVSLDGRNPAFYSNPNAVYAALHAHCPTFYWLEQKQWFFTGYDHVNGLLRDRRFGRQILHIASREELCLAEPMPHLASFDLSERYSLLELEPPEHTRLRTLVNRAFVSRHVEKMKPELAELANRLIDGFAEKREVELLSAFADIIPVTMIARMIGIPEEMGPQLLAWSHAYVRMYMFGRTREQEDEAERAAKEFSDYVKTVITERRTEPRDDLLTHMIHTEHKGQYLTEEELVSTTIVLLNAGHEATVHQIGNSVRTILDSGCDPAELFRDEATTERTVEETLRICAPVHIFQRWALEPAEIDGVSFKRGDKVSLILAAANLDPTKFTDPLTFLPGRNEAANLSFGAGIHFCIGAPLARLELNVVLPILFERLAGLKLAKTPVVKDVYHFHGLDRLDLQW
- a CDS encoding sensor domain-containing diguanylate cyclase, whose amino-acid sequence is MFNIATGLAIWCSEAMTLALVLFVAWRHNVRNEAYLYWGLGFLLTGIGFAMVALRGEIPSVLSVEAGNAIALLGQSAWVAGFLALDRKRIEWWALLPPAIWLAGVFLPWVNSDYSNRVVLYNLASATGATALAMAVAAGDMRRERTRRKLMGVFVLQGCLCFGSALMMALTMPSDIEATNLGGVSAMASAFLLTIAFAFTCRLIMERSERHLRALTLTDSLTGVLNRRGLLGYFDATQEKAHDDRRQVAVMLFDLDHFKRVNDRFGHQSGDAVLTAFARMARQYIPNNIFGRMGGEEFAAFAAVTDQTEAEAIAEAIRTEFCSLPVSTGEAIVPVTVSIGIALASSIEANIDKLISAADRALYAAKAAGRNCTVTFGEAEAAAPAPAAPPSTAGELVPTVDDQVEALRRMGTLSRAG